A region from the Ptychodera flava strain L36383 chromosome 12, AS_Pfla_20210202, whole genome shotgun sequence genome encodes:
- the LOC139146216 gene encoding ATP-binding cassette sub-family C member 8-like, translating into MFPLNSMKVGNDRDKIVLLLLLLLLLLLLMMMMNDYDDDCHDGGDFSCGGDDDDDDDDDDDESHGSNNDNADDDTGCRWCDGVYTPTSDWPKDGDIQIDSISARYDTDLDDVLRDVTIRFKPGEKVGICGRTGSGKSSLTLALFRMLDTYKGRILIDNMDISHIPLITLRSRIAIIPQDPVLFAGTIRFNLDPYDEKFEDELWEALEIAQLKPVVAELDEKLDSPVSEGGENFSVGQRQLFCLARAFLRKTRILVMDEATASIDMQTDAILQKVVATAFADKTVLTIAHRVSTIVDSDSILVLSEGRVVEYDTPEALLALEDGVFSSLVKGAKNAGN; encoded by the exons ATGTTCCCACTGAACAGTATGAAGGTAGGCAATGATCGTGAtaaaattgtgttgttgttgttgttgttgttgttgttgttgttgttgatgatgatgatgaatgatTACGATGATGATTGCCATGATGGTGGTGATTTTAgttgtggtggtgatgatgatgatgatgatgatgatgatgatgatgagagtCATGGCAGCAATAATGATAATGCCGATGATGATACTGGCTGTCGTTGGTGTGATG GTGTTTACACTCCAACCTCGGACTGGCCAAAAGACGGAGATATCCAAATAGACAGCATATCGGCGCGTTACGACACGGATCTCGACGATGTGCTTCGGGATGTCACTATTCGGTTCAAGCCTGGTGAAAAA GTCGGAATATGCGGAAGGACCGGAAGCGGTAAATCGTCCCTTACTCTTGCTTTGTTCAGAATGTTAGACACTTACAAAG gTCGTATTCTGATTGACAACATGGACATATCGCATATTCCTCTAATAACACTGAGGAGCAGAATTGCCATCATACCTCAGGATCCTGTCCTATTTGCCGGTACGATCAG GTTTAACCTAGACCCATACGACGAAAAATTCGAAGACGAGTTATGGGAAGCTCTTGAAATCGCACAACTTAAACCTGTAGTTGCGGAGTTAGACGAAAAGCTTG ATTCTCCAGTTTCCGAAGGTGGCGAAAACTTCAGCGTCGGCCAGCGACAGCTGTTCTGTCTAGCAAGAGCGTTTCTCAGGAAAACCCGTATACTTGTAATGGACGAAGCCACGGCATCAATCGACATGCAGACT GATGCTATCCTGCAGAAGGTAGTTGCCACGGCGTTTGCAGACAAAACTGTGCTGACTATCGCC CACCGAGTGTCGACTATTGTCGACTCAGACTCCATACTCGTTCTGAGTGAGGGCAGAGTGGTGGAATACGACACCCCGGAAGCTTTGCTGGCACTGGAAGACGGAGTGTTCTCTTCTCTCGTCAAGGGAGCCAAGAATGCCGGGAACTAG